One Candidatus Devosia phytovorans genomic window carries:
- the gloB gene encoding hydroxyacylglutathione hydrolase: protein MSLIVDVFPARSDNFGYLVHDTATGRTAAIDAPEAAAIKTALLHRGWTLSDIFITHHHIDHVEAIPELKAEFGVRVVGPRAEADKIEGLDELVAGGETVSLGETTFDIYDAPGHTLGQIVFHDKAGKHLFTADALFSLGVGRMFEGTPGPMWEGVKALRELPDDTLVYCGHEYTQSNARFALLIDPDNAALQKRAAEVDALRIAGKATIPFLLGEDKAANPFLRADAPELAKFYGLEGAAPGEVFAAIRKGKDNF from the coding sequence GTGAGTCTGATCGTCGATGTGTTTCCCGCGCGAAGCGATAATTTCGGCTATCTCGTGCATGATACGGCAACGGGCCGCACAGCGGCGATCGATGCGCCTGAAGCGGCCGCCATCAAGACTGCGCTGCTGCATCGCGGCTGGACGCTGAGCGACATCTTCATCACGCATCATCATATCGACCATGTGGAAGCCATTCCCGAGCTCAAGGCCGAGTTCGGGGTGCGCGTGGTTGGCCCGCGGGCCGAGGCCGACAAGATCGAGGGGCTGGACGAACTAGTTGCCGGCGGCGAAACGGTGAGCCTGGGCGAGACCACTTTCGATATCTACGACGCGCCGGGTCATACGCTGGGTCAGATTGTTTTCCACGACAAGGCAGGCAAGCATCTCTTTACCGCCGATGCCCTGTTCTCGCTGGGTGTCGGGCGCATGTTCGAGGGCACGCCCGGTCCGATGTGGGAAGGCGTCAAGGCTTTGCGCGAATTGCCGGACGATACCTTGGTCTATTGCGGCCACGAGTATACCCAGAGCAATGCGAGGTTCGCGCTGTTGATCGACCCCGACAACGCGGCCCTGCAGAAGCGGGCGGCCGAGGTCGATGCGCTGCGCATTGCCGGCAAGGCAACAATCCCGTTCCTCCTCGGTGAGGACAAGGCGGCCAACCCGTTCCTGCGCGCCGACGCGCCAGAACTGGCCAAATTCTACGGGCTGGAAGGTGCTGCGCCTGGCGAGGTGTTTGCCGCCATCCGTAAGGGCAAGGACAACTTCTAG
- a CDS encoding class I SAM-dependent methyltransferase, giving the protein MTRLIAYYRSPLGRISRALVREQVIGLADDIVGKRVLGLGFATPYLRFTLEKAERVLAFMPARQGASAWPREGPSHTVLCDPLEMPLTDAAVDLTIAIHALEHVADAEELMRELWRITAPNGQLIIVVPRRRGIWAQRDNTPFGQGNPYSGGQLDRLLRDHSFVPEAWRDGLFLPPVQSSLVLKSTRLIERTGRLFGPAMSGVICVRARKQAFPAVPRRKREERFVRVPTLSTATARHG; this is encoded by the coding sequence GTGACTCGCCTCATTGCCTACTACCGCTCACCGCTGGGCCGCATATCGCGCGCCCTCGTGCGCGAACAGGTGATCGGTCTTGCCGATGACATTGTCGGCAAGCGCGTGCTCGGCCTCGGCTTCGCCACGCCCTACCTGCGCTTCACTCTCGAAAAGGCGGAGCGCGTGCTGGCTTTCATGCCGGCCCGTCAGGGGGCATCGGCATGGCCGCGCGAGGGCCCGAGCCACACCGTGCTCTGCGACCCACTCGAAATGCCGCTGACCGACGCTGCCGTCGACCTGACCATTGCCATCCATGCGCTCGAGCATGTTGCCGATGCCGAGGAGCTGATGCGCGAGCTCTGGCGCATCACCGCCCCAAATGGACAGTTGATCATCGTTGTCCCGCGTCGCCGAGGCATATGGGCGCAGCGCGACAACACGCCGTTCGGTCAGGGCAACCCCTATTCCGGCGGACAGCTCGATCGACTGCTGCGCGACCACAGCTTCGTGCCCGAAGCTTGGCGCGACGGCCTCTTCCTGCCGCCTGTGCAAAGCTCGCTGGTGCTCAAATCCACCCGACTCATCGAGCGCACCGGGCGCCTGTTCGGACCCGCGATGAGTGGCGTCATCTGCGTTCGAGCCCGCAAGCAAGCCTTCCCCGCCGTTCCCCGCCGCAAACGCGAGGAACGCTTCGTTCGCGTCCCCACCCTGAGCACCGCCACCGCACGCCACGGCTAG
- the hisC gene encoding histidinol-phosphate transaminase: MSEDLIRPVPQPGILDIAPYVPGKSGAKGSNAVKLSANESPLGASPKAMAAFRSVADHLEVYPEGSSTLLREALSEVHGIDAESLVCGNGSDDLLHLIAQCYLGHGDEAVMNRYGFSVYPIITKAAGAEIVMVDEDDYTADVDALLAAVTPRTKIVWLANPNNPTGTYLPDAEVRRLHAGLRKDILLVVDNAYAEYVTAADYTIGADLVREADNVVMVRTFSKMGLAAARIGWMMGPAHVVDAINRIRGPFNVNLPAQLAGAAAARDSEFNDKLRAHNAQWRDWLTEELNDSNHFRVIPSQANFVMVLFPDADHAALAFETLRERGLIVREIGASYGITDGLRISIGSEQAMRGVVGILKALVKVA, from the coding sequence ATGTCCGAAGACCTTATCCGCCCCGTTCCACAGCCCGGCATTCTCGATATTGCGCCCTATGTGCCCGGCAAGTCCGGCGCCAAGGGCAGCAATGCCGTCAAGCTATCGGCGAATGAAAGCCCATTGGGCGCCAGCCCCAAGGCCATGGCAGCCTTCCGCTCGGTCGCCGACCATCTGGAAGTCTATCCCGAGGGCTCTTCGACCCTGCTGCGCGAAGCACTGAGCGAAGTACATGGCATTGACGCCGAGAGCCTTGTCTGTGGCAATGGCTCGGACGACCTGCTGCATCTGATCGCCCAATGCTATCTCGGACACGGCGATGAAGCGGTGATGAACCGCTATGGCTTCTCGGTCTATCCGATCATTACCAAGGCCGCTGGCGCCGAAATCGTCATGGTCGACGAAGACGACTATACGGCCGATGTCGACGCACTTCTCGCTGCCGTAACACCTCGCACGAAGATCGTCTGGCTGGCCAATCCCAACAATCCCACCGGCACCTACCTGCCGGACGCAGAAGTGCGGCGCCTGCATGCCGGGCTGCGCAAGGACATCCTGCTCGTCGTCGACAATGCCTATGCCGAATATGTCACGGCAGCCGATTACACCATCGGCGCCGACCTCGTGCGCGAGGCGGACAATGTCGTCATGGTCCGTACCTTCTCCAAGATGGGTCTGGCAGCAGCACGAATCGGCTGGATGATGGGGCCTGCCCACGTCGTAGACGCCATCAACCGCATCCGTGGCCCGTTCAACGTCAACCTGCCTGCCCAACTGGCTGGCGCTGCAGCCGCGCGCGACAGCGAATTCAACGACAAACTCAGGGCGCATAATGCGCAATGGCGCGACTGGCTGACCGAAGAGCTCAACGACTCCAACCATTTCCGCGTCATCCCGAGCCAGGCCAATTTCGTCATGGTGCTGTTTCCCGATGCCGACCACGCCGCGCTGGCCTTCGAAACCCTGCGCGAGCGCGGGCTTATCGTGCGCGAAATCGGCGCCTCCTATGGCATCACTGATGGCCTGCGCATTTCCATCGGTTCGGAACAGGCGATGCGCGGCGTCGTCGGCATCCTCAAGGCACTGGTCAAGGTCGCATGA